One stretch of Methanobacterium aggregans DNA includes these proteins:
- a CDS encoding GNAT family N-acetyltransferase encodes MKVITEGKKWNRTLEENFSNIDVYSKYEYYNLYEKHYDVKSESIFWEDEYLKVFWPHLIRDVSKLKRCADFSCYDLTTPYGYGGPVIHMNTSDKVKASESTRSFFEDYKEYALNNGYVSEFIRFDPFLRNWEFFEGIFHVEHVNDVVLVDLSQELDKIWNDIRRGHRRHIQNSIKEGCKVRFIENPSEEDLSDFIKLYCSTMDRNHADQKYYFSTEFIEDHFKLLNTLLTVVEHGNNTIGMTMFIYGNDSIHYHLTGTSTDTEKVYPPHLTLFETIKWAKERKFRYLSLGGGREINDNLFEFKRRFSRLTRQNHIGKLIFDEDVYSELMKLNEPIPETTNYFPKYRYGYEKIV; translated from the coding sequence ATGAAAGTTATAACCGAAGGAAAGAAGTGGAACAGAACTCTGGAGGAAAATTTCAGCAATATTGATGTCTATTCCAAATATGAATACTACAATCTATATGAGAAGCATTATGACGTGAAATCAGAATCTATTTTTTGGGAAGATGAATATTTAAAGGTCTTTTGGCCACATCTCATCAGGGACGTATCTAAATTAAAGAGATGTGCTGATTTTTCATGCTACGACCTAACAACTCCCTACGGTTACGGTGGGCCTGTGATTCATATGAATACATCTGATAAGGTTAAAGCATCTGAATCCACCAGATCCTTCTTTGAAGATTACAAGGAATATGCTTTAAACAATGGTTATGTATCTGAATTTATAAGATTTGACCCCTTTTTAAGGAATTGGGAATTTTTTGAAGGAATTTTTCATGTTGAACATGTTAATGATGTTGTATTAGTGGATTTATCACAAGAACTGGATAAAATCTGGAATGATATTCGAAGGGGACATAGACGCCATATCCAAAATTCAATTAAGGAAGGATGTAAAGTACGATTTATAGAAAACCCTTCAGAAGAAGATCTTTCTGATTTCATAAAACTTTATTGCAGCACCATGGACAGGAACCATGCTGATCAAAAATACTACTTTTCAACAGAATTTATTGAAGATCACTTCAAATTATTAAATACTCTGCTGACAGTAGTAGAACATGGAAACAACACTATTGGAATGACCATGTTCATTTATGGAAATGATTCAATCCATTATCACCTTACCGGAACATCTACGGATACTGAAAAGGTATACCCACCTCATTTGACATTATTTGAAACAATAAAATGGGCAAAAGAGCGAAAATTTAGATATTTAAGTTTGGGAGGAGGTAGAGAAATAAATGATAATTTGTTTGAATTTAAAAGACGTTTTTCCAGGTTAACACGCCAAAATCACATTGGTAAGTTGATATTTGATGAAGATGTTTACAGTGAATTAATGAAGCTTAATGAACCAATTCCTGAAACAACGAACTATTTCCCAAAGTACAGATATGGATATGAGAAAATAGTGTAG
- a CDS encoding cobaltochelatase subunit CobN, whose translation MMSSMGPVTAAQINDSGVEPVETENYNVQDLNFTVSTPSNSSSTSVNSEISTNTSTFPDLKTKGSKGGLVDPKVFVISSDANIKSINDAAYRVMELLNPVGNYDAPVSFEVRSYKQIEAMNNSELKALIEGSQIVIGEWISDTVNKKLWNLISTNKEILNGKDFMMMDDQGTTSNLTRMNTVNGTKIFSGVSDSDLSSLRLAVKNSNTTALESYRSRWLNSSSPQYNPKGVEWIDMACYYTQKGTQNFENQLKYSIKNYELSNGGSWNVSWDPEPWVSTRKEMLYRDGKTFNSLEDYMKTYSKNSSAPTVGIVDDVSYVTNGNMDHYQSLIDALVARGFNVIPIVGSSGASVHSAMTKFFTDPQNRVNAVVSFFDFTLGNNNTNTLLESLNVPVFKAMRTDKRTEGDWLVSQEGLPWNEVYYKIANAETQGIIEPTFVAASETMIDPVTGAQISRFKPITERIDALSDRIASWVNLQTTSNSDKKIAMIYYNYPPGKQNIGASYLNVPESIINILQTLKAQNYTVGNIPDNSTQLVDEMIQRGINVANWAPGELEKLAENPNTILWEADKYKAWFAKLDPIVQKEVVEGPTGYIEELTKIGISSGSTSATLTAIDKWTNQTKSLADTYADKSAKADTLLERMNMALKAIANGNSTKWNDFYTAKAEFRALNMSGLSGWGDAPGNIMTVKKNGTEYVVIPGMFFGNVYIGPEPQRGWEADVEKLYHNTAVSPPHQYLAWYAWVNEVFGADAQVHLGRHATYEWLPRKEVALTSFDYSDIVSGDVPSIYIYSMDGVAEGLQSKRRGNAVIIDHLTPPMNSTALYGNYTVLKTSLDNYKLHSADPDGSQLKEGYKTEIGSNVVKLNLAGELGIKNPRNLTDADITKVDDFLDEMEGTLTPYGLHTFGGNWSSEEIDMMAKAMAAVNGGNIEDYRKLLSESPTYEMNALLGALSGNYVSPATGNDPINNVNALPTGKNFYSTNDNQLPKKSAWELGKKLADMALAQFDQKDLPEKIAAVVWCVETSRDDGTMVSFVLRMLGVEPEKTQKWLNEGGTVGKMVATPSSELTADLNKTRVEMGLSPLPANYTRPRIDVITTTSGLFRDLFPKLLVNMDRSYRVALAASYKTICTDPKYSSLKNSLDYALQPLITAGYSTNATFPTGIYGSESLETNYVAKHWLQTVQELKARGVSSNDAGELAITRIFSDAVGEYGAGVSKAVEQSWTWNSTDTIADMYLERMGHSYTERNWGTPNTELFKELLKGVGTAYHSRSSNVYGVLDNDDFFDYFGGLSLAIKRTNNGRAPDLNVLSYANRNNARVMSLESYMGMELRTRYLNPQWIHGMMGEGYSGAREMSNKFISNLWGWQVTNPELVKGWMWDEAVNTYLKDQYNTGVTKWLSTGNNAYSMISMTGTMLTAAYKGYWKPDTATMKLVANTWAQMVMEHGVACCDCSCGNVAMMKWATQYINPDMLAALKSKLYAATGSAAFAGSAPTSNPSSSQNSQGSQGNGGSTSVEASTSASTGAGESSSQSSNHGSSSSQAGSTGQKSYEITKNNGSSSSQTGMPIAAILGIIVLVGLVGAGYFRGRR comes from the coding sequence CCTTAAAACCAAAGGTTCCAAGGGAGGACTGGTTGATCCCAAGGTCTTCGTTATAAGCTCAGATGCCAACATAAAATCCATAAACGATGCTGCATACAGGGTCATGGAACTCCTCAATCCCGTGGGAAACTACGATGCACCAGTTTCATTTGAGGTGCGCTCCTACAAGCAGATAGAAGCAATGAACAACAGTGAATTGAAGGCCCTGATCGAAGGCTCCCAGATAGTGATAGGTGAATGGATATCAGACACAGTGAACAAAAAACTCTGGAACCTCATATCAACCAACAAGGAAATCCTCAATGGTAAGGACTTCATGATGATGGATGATCAGGGCACAACCAGCAACCTGACCAGAATGAACACTGTGAACGGTACCAAGATATTCAGCGGAGTATCAGACTCAGACCTGAGCTCCCTGCGATTGGCAGTTAAAAACAGCAACACCACTGCACTTGAATCCTACAGGTCAAGGTGGTTGAACTCTTCAAGCCCCCAGTACAACCCCAAGGGTGTGGAGTGGATCGATATGGCGTGCTACTACACCCAGAAGGGAACCCAGAACTTTGAAAACCAGCTTAAATACTCCATAAAAAACTACGAACTCTCCAATGGTGGTTCATGGAATGTTTCATGGGATCCAGAGCCCTGGGTTTCAACCAGAAAGGAGATGCTCTACAGGGACGGTAAAACCTTCAACAGCCTTGAAGACTACATGAAAACCTACTCAAAAAACAGCAGTGCACCCACAGTTGGAATCGTGGATGATGTGAGCTACGTTACAAACGGAAACATGGACCACTACCAGAGCCTCATAGACGCCCTGGTTGCCAGGGGATTCAACGTGATACCCATCGTTGGATCATCAGGTGCCAGTGTACACTCAGCAATGACCAAGTTCTTCACAGACCCCCAGAACAGGGTGAACGCAGTTGTGAGCTTCTTCGACTTCACACTGGGAAACAACAACACCAACACCCTGCTTGAAAGCCTCAACGTGCCTGTTTTCAAGGCCATGAGAACAGATAAAAGAACAGAGGGGGACTGGCTTGTTTCACAGGAAGGACTGCCCTGGAACGAGGTTTACTACAAGATAGCCAATGCAGAGACCCAGGGAATAATAGAACCCACCTTCGTTGCAGCAAGCGAAACCATGATAGATCCAGTGACAGGAGCACAGATATCCAGGTTCAAACCAATAACAGAGAGGATCGATGCCCTTTCAGACAGGATCGCCAGCTGGGTGAACCTCCAGACCACAAGTAACAGTGACAAGAAGATCGCAATGATCTACTACAACTACCCACCAGGCAAACAGAACATAGGTGCAAGCTACCTAAACGTCCCTGAAAGCATAATAAACATACTCCAAACACTCAAGGCCCAGAACTACACAGTGGGAAACATCCCAGACAACTCAACCCAGCTCGTGGATGAGATGATCCAGAGGGGGATCAACGTTGCAAACTGGGCACCAGGAGAACTTGAAAAACTTGCAGAAAACCCAAACACCATACTCTGGGAGGCAGACAAGTACAAGGCATGGTTTGCCAAACTCGACCCCATAGTCCAGAAGGAGGTGGTTGAGGGACCAACAGGCTACATAGAGGAACTCACCAAAATCGGAATCAGCAGTGGATCAACCAGCGCAACCCTAACAGCAATAGACAAATGGACCAACCAAACAAAGAGCCTGGCAGATACATACGCAGATAAATCAGCAAAGGCAGACACACTCCTTGAAAGGATGAACATGGCATTAAAAGCAATTGCCAATGGAAATTCCACCAAATGGAACGATTTCTACACTGCAAAGGCTGAGTTCAGGGCACTGAACATGTCAGGCCTTTCAGGATGGGGTGATGCACCTGGAAACATAATGACAGTGAAGAAAAATGGCACTGAGTACGTGGTCATCCCGGGAATGTTCTTTGGAAATGTTTACATAGGTCCCGAACCCCAGCGGGGATGGGAGGCAGATGTGGAGAAACTCTACCACAACACAGCAGTTTCACCACCCCACCAGTACCTTGCATGGTATGCATGGGTTAATGAGGTTTTTGGAGCAGATGCACAGGTCCACCTTGGAAGACACGCAACCTACGAATGGCTCCCAAGGAAGGAAGTTGCACTTACAAGCTTCGACTACTCGGACATAGTCTCTGGTGATGTTCCATCCATATACATCTACAGCATGGATGGAGTTGCAGAGGGACTGCAGTCCAAGAGAAGGGGAAACGCAGTGATAATAGACCACCTGACCCCTCCCATGAACTCAACAGCCCTCTACGGAAATTACACTGTCCTGAAAACATCCCTTGATAACTACAAACTCCACAGTGCAGATCCAGATGGAAGCCAGCTTAAGGAAGGTTACAAGACAGAGATAGGTAGCAACGTGGTGAAACTCAACCTAGCAGGTGAACTTGGCATAAAAAACCCCAGAAACCTCACAGATGCAGACATAACCAAGGTCGATGATTTCCTGGATGAAATGGAGGGCACACTAACTCCATATGGTCTCCACACCTTTGGAGGAAATTGGAGCAGTGAGGAAATTGATATGATGGCCAAGGCCATGGCAGCAGTCAACGGAGGAAACATCGAGGACTACAGGAAGCTCCTGAGTGAAAGCCCCACCTACGAGATGAACGCACTTTTAGGTGCACTCAGTGGAAACTACGTGTCCCCGGCAACAGGGAACGACCCAATAAACAACGTGAACGCCCTGCCAACTGGTAAGAACTTTTACTCAACCAACGACAACCAGCTTCCTAAGAAATCGGCATGGGAACTTGGTAAGAAACTTGCAGACATGGCACTTGCACAGTTCGACCAGAAAGACCTTCCTGAGAAGATAGCAGCGGTTGTGTGGTGCGTTGAAACCTCCCGTGATGACGGAACCATGGTGTCCTTCGTGCTCAGGATGCTTGGAGTGGAACCTGAAAAAACACAGAAATGGCTCAATGAGGGAGGTACGGTGGGTAAGATGGTTGCAACACCAAGCTCAGAACTCACAGCAGACCTCAATAAAACCCGTGTTGAGATGGGACTCTCACCACTGCCTGCAAACTACACACGCCCAAGGATCGATGTGATAACAACCACCAGCGGACTCTTCAGGGACCTGTTCCCGAAACTACTGGTGAACATGGACAGATCCTACCGTGTTGCACTTGCAGCATCCTACAAAACCATATGCACTGATCCCAAGTACAGCAGCCTCAAGAACAGCCTTGACTACGCACTGCAGCCCCTTATAACAGCTGGCTACTCAACCAACGCAACCTTCCCAACAGGCATCTATGGAAGTGAATCACTTGAAACCAACTACGTTGCCAAGCACTGGCTGCAGACTGTTCAGGAGCTTAAGGCAAGGGGTGTTTCATCCAACGATGCAGGTGAACTTGCAATAACCAGGATATTCTCCGATGCTGTGGGGGAGTACGGCGCAGGTGTCAGCAAGGCAGTGGAACAGTCATGGACATGGAACAGCACAGACACCATAGCTGACATGTACCTTGAGAGGATGGGCCACTCCTACACCGAGAGGAACTGGGGAACACCCAACACCGAGCTCTTCAAGGAACTTCTCAAGGGGGTTGGAACAGCCTACCACAGCAGAAGCTCCAATGTCTACGGTGTACTGGACAACGACGATTTCTTCGACTACTTCGGAGGACTCTCACTGGCCATAAAACGCACCAACAATGGAAGGGCTCCTGATCTCAACGTTCTATCCTATGCAAACCGCAACAACGCAAGGGTCATGTCCCTTGAAAGTTACATGGGAATGGAACTTCGAACCCGTTACCTTAACCCCCAGTGGATACATGGGATGATGGGTGAAGGCTACAGCGGTGCAAGGGAAATGTCCAATAAATTCATCTCCAACCTCTGGGGATGGCAGGTCACCAATCCAGAACTTGTTAAGGGCTGGATGTGGGACGAGGCAGTGAACACCTACCTCAAGGACCAGTACAACACAGGCGTTACAAAGTGGCTTTCCACTGGAAACAACGCCTACTCCATGATCAGCATGACTGGAACCATGCTCACAGCAGCCTACAAGGGCTACTGGAAGCCAGACACTGCAACCATGAAACTCGTTGCAAACACCTGGGCACAGATGGTCATGGAGCACGGTGTTGCCTGCTGCGACTGCAGCTGCGGTAACGTAGCCATGATGAAATGGGCAACCCAGTACATAAACCCTGATATGCTTGCAGCTTTGAAGAGCAAACTTTACGCTGCAACAGGAAGTGCTGCATTTGCAGGAAGTGCACCTACATCTAACCCTTCAAGTTCCCAGAATTCTCAGGGTTCCCAGGGTAACGGGGGATCCACATCTGTGGAAGCATCAACCTCGGCTTCAACCGGTGCAGGGGAGAGCAGTTCCCAGTCCAGTAATCATGGAAGCTCCTCTTCACAGGCAGGAAGCACTGGTCAGAAGTCCTACGAGATCACCAAGAACAACGGTTCAAGTTCCTCCCAGACAGGCATGCCAATAGCTGCAATACTGGGCATAATAGTTCTTGTGGGTCTTGTTGGTGCAGGATACTTCAGGGGAAGGAGGTGA